The bacterium genome contains a region encoding:
- the rpoE_3 gene encoding ECF RNA polymerase sigma-E factor — MDPILASPVWPTEEVTSIASAEPLSDQMLVARAQKGEMAAFDGLVRRYAGSLRNMVIHHGVRGEEVDDVLQEVFLRAWRGLPNFKGDASFTTWLYRIAFTVTIDRERRRKRRPQVQDAIDPAHEERTGGTYRDTRRTPEEYSLGEDQVRMVRKALLEVEPLYRQILILREMEDLSYQEIAESLGVAEGTVKSRLARARAQLKLILETKFGW, encoded by the coding sequence ATGGACCCCATACTGGCATCCCCGGTCTGGCCGACGGAGGAGGTGACGTCCATCGCGAGTGCGGAGCCCCTGAGCGACCAGATGTTGGTTGCGCGGGCCCAAAAGGGCGAGATGGCAGCCTTCGATGGGCTGGTACGTCGCTATGCCGGGAGTCTCCGGAACATGGTGATCCATCATGGTGTCCGGGGCGAAGAGGTCGATGATGTCCTGCAGGAGGTCTTCCTGCGGGCCTGGCGGGGGCTGCCAAACTTCAAAGGCGATGCCTCGTTCACCACCTGGCTCTATCGCATCGCTTTTACGGTCACGATCGACCGGGAACGTCGACGCAAAAGACGTCCCCAGGTGCAGGATGCCATCGATCCGGCGCATGAAGAGCGGACCGGCGGCACCTACCGCGATACGCGGCGCACCCCGGAGGAATACTCCCTCGGGGAAGATCAGGTCCGAATGGTCCGCAAAGCCCTGCTGGAGGTCGAGCCTCTCTACCGGCAGATCCTGATCCTCCGCGAGATGGAAGACCTCTCCTATCAGGAGATCGCCGAGAGCCTGGGAGTCGCAGAGGGGACGGTCAAAAGCCGGCTGGCCCGGGCCAGGGCACAGCTCAAGCTGATCCTTGAAACAAAGTTCGGGTGGTGA
- the nhaP gene encoding K(+)/H(+) antiporter NhaP codes for MLLLLWGSLALGAVLAAGRLGRQGVPLLLAFLLLGMLAGSEGIGGIQFEDYSLSFRIGTVALIFILFDGGLNARLPDLRQALLPAGLLATVGVLFTCLLTALCAYTLGLPWPEALLIGAIVAPTDAAAVFSVLQTSGVRLRDRLATVLELESGLNDPLSVILTIALTTAMMEGTEVGVGLAGSVLLQLVLGGLAGYVGAKIGEGVLRLSLPGVMLYPVLTLCLSLLIFALTTLIGGSGFLAVYVSALLLNQSLLPERPSLVRVHNFLAWSGQLVMFLALGLLIFPSQLWTVADLGLELALALVLIARPLTVFLLLAPLRFSWKEMLLISWVGLRGAVPIVLATIPLMAGLPSGLQLFNLVFFVVVVSVAIQGTTVRQVTARLGMQDALPPPPPARVEIVTTLPVEASVLMFCVEPDSPGAGKRLADIDFPEGSAAILVVRHQALKVPRGSTVLEADDYVHVMCHAEDHEQLAGLFRRDLAAPDAPADTAA; via the coding sequence ATGCTGCTGCTCCTCTGGGGCTCGCTGGCGCTGGGTGCGGTCCTGGCAGCAGGGCGTCTGGGACGCCAGGGCGTACCGCTCCTTCTCGCCTTCCTGTTGTTGGGGATGCTGGCGGGGTCCGAAGGGATCGGCGGGATCCAGTTCGAGGACTACTCCCTGAGTTTCCGCATTGGCACGGTCGCGCTCATCTTTATCCTGTTCGATGGCGGCCTCAATGCGCGCCTGCCTGACTTGCGGCAGGCGCTCCTCCCTGCGGGCCTCCTCGCCACTGTCGGCGTCCTCTTCACCTGCCTCCTCACCGCCCTGTGTGCTTATACCCTGGGCCTCCCCTGGCCGGAAGCCCTGCTGATCGGAGCGATCGTCGCTCCAACAGATGCCGCAGCCGTTTTTTCCGTGCTTCAGACTTCCGGCGTCCGCCTGCGCGATCGTCTCGCGACTGTTCTGGAACTCGAATCGGGACTCAACGACCCGTTGTCGGTCATCCTGACCATTGCGCTGACCACCGCGATGATGGAGGGGACCGAGGTGGGGGTGGGACTGGCGGGGAGCGTATTGCTTCAGCTGGTCCTTGGCGGGTTGGCGGGGTATGTCGGCGCAAAAATTGGGGAAGGCGTCCTCCGCCTCTCCCTGCCGGGGGTGATGCTGTATCCCGTCCTCACGCTCTGCCTGAGCCTCCTGATCTTTGCCTTGACGACGCTGATTGGCGGCAGTGGTTTCCTGGCGGTGTATGTCAGTGCCCTCCTGCTAAATCAGAGCCTGCTGCCGGAGCGCCCTTCGCTGGTCCGGGTCCACAACTTCCTGGCCTGGTCCGGGCAGCTGGTGATGTTCCTGGCCCTGGGACTCCTGATTTTTCCATCGCAGCTCTGGACCGTGGCGGACCTCGGACTGGAACTCGCGCTGGCCCTGGTTCTCATCGCCCGCCCACTGACTGTCTTCCTGCTCCTGGCACCGCTGCGGTTTTCCTGGAAGGAAATGCTGCTCATCAGTTGGGTCGGCCTGAGGGGGGCGGTCCCCATTGTGCTCGCCACCATTCCGCTGATGGCCGGCCTGCCCAGCGGTCTGCAACTGTTCAACCTGGTCTTCTTTGTGGTCGTGGTCAGTGTTGCGATCCAGGGCACAACAGTCCGGCAGGTGACGGCCCGGCTCGGCATGCAGGATGCCCTGCCGCCCCCGCCGCCGGCCCGGGTGGAAATCGTGACCACCCTGCCGGTTGAAGCCTCAGTCCTGATGTTTTGTGTGGAGCCCGACTCCCCGGGTGCCGGCAAGCGTCTGGCAGACATCGACTTCCCGGAAGGCTCCGCGGCCATTCTGGTGGTGCGGCATCAGGCGCTGAAAGTTCCCCGGGGCTCGACCGTGCTCGAAGCTGATGACTATGTGCACGTCATGTGTCACGCAGAAGATCACGAACAACTCGCCGGACTGTTTCGACGCGATCTTGCTGCGCCGGATGCTCCTGCGGACACGGCCGCCTAG
- the purK gene encoding N5-carboxyaminoimidazole ribonucleotide synthase: protein MTSHAVISPGATIGVLGSGQLGRMFALAARAMGYRIHVLSPDPDAPTAQVADMEVIASYDDLEAVRRFGSGVDVVTFEFENVPAETTNALQDIVPVRPDGAILHVTQNRLREKRWLQSQGCPVTPFTEATSASDLITALAPLGGEAICKTAGWGYDGKGQVRVTPGMSSDDIWAALGSSPVICEAIVPFEREVSVVIARGLDGDMQDYGLFENHHEHHILDLTLAPACVAVSITDEARQLARQIASALELVGVLCVEMFLTPDGGLLVNELAPRPHNSGHLTIEACQTSQFAQQVRAICGLPLGDPGFHAPAAMANLLGDRWEGGAPRWEAALRDPRVSLHLYGKTEARAGRKMGHLTALGESVEDARSRVLAARDRL, encoded by the coding sequence ATGACCTCCCACGCCGTGATTTCGCCTGGCGCGACCATCGGTGTGCTTGGGTCTGGGCAACTCGGACGGATGTTCGCCCTCGCTGCCCGGGCGATGGGCTATCGCATACATGTCCTCTCTCCGGACCCCGATGCCCCGACCGCGCAGGTGGCGGACATGGAAGTCATCGCGAGCTACGACGATCTGGAAGCCGTGCGTCGGTTTGGCAGCGGGGTCGATGTCGTGACCTTCGAGTTCGAGAATGTCCCTGCGGAGACCACCAACGCCCTGCAGGACATCGTGCCGGTCCGCCCGGATGGCGCGATTCTGCATGTGACCCAAAATCGCCTCCGGGAAAAGCGCTGGCTCCAGTCGCAAGGGTGTCCTGTCACTCCCTTTACCGAGGCGACCTCAGCTTCAGACCTCATCACCGCTCTCGCTCCTTTGGGGGGCGAAGCAATCTGCAAAACCGCAGGCTGGGGCTATGACGGCAAAGGGCAGGTCCGGGTCACGCCCGGGATGTCGTCGGATGACATCTGGGCCGCCCTGGGGAGTAGTCCGGTCATTTGCGAGGCGATTGTTCCCTTTGAGCGGGAAGTGTCGGTGGTCATCGCCCGGGGACTCGATGGCGACATGCAGGATTATGGGCTCTTCGAGAATCACCATGAGCACCACATCCTCGATCTGACCCTGGCACCAGCCTGCGTAGCAGTCTCCATCACCGATGAGGCCCGCCAGCTGGCCCGGCAGATCGCCAGTGCGCTGGAACTGGTCGGGGTGCTGTGTGTCGAGATGTTCCTGACGCCCGATGGGGGACTGCTGGTAAACGAACTCGCGCCACGTCCGCATAACTCCGGACATCTCACAATCGAAGCGTGCCAGACCAGTCAGTTCGCGCAGCAGGTCCGGGCGATCTGCGGGTTACCACTGGGGGATCCGGGCTTCCATGCTCCGGCAGCGATGGCCAACCTCCTCGGCGACCGTTGGGAGGGGGGAGCTCCCCGCTGGGAGGCCGCCCTGCGGGATCCCCGGGTCAGCCTGCATCTTTACGGGAAGACCGAAGCGCGCGCAGGGCGCAAAATGGGGCATCTGACAGCGCTGGGAGAGAGCGTGGAAGATGCCAGGAGTCGGGTCCTGGCCGCCAGGGACCGGCTGTAA
- the nfuA gene encoding Fe/S biogenesis protein NfuA yields the protein MTWSLPEPRWADLYIPDPPGRVSAGTTLLVDDAATVVIPAQPETDPLICYCFGVPERLLKQTALQHELHEVAELTAHTRAGGGCGSCHPDLEDLLRELWREVEARGYVVLCHELGVTPGGLAESSADDTLAAAYDNLPGLAKVARITDVLNKEVRPYLQGDGGDLTLIDVDGDRVIVHLIGSCSSCAASTLTLRGLVEERLRQYVSPRLEVIAV from the coding sequence ATGACCTGGTCGCTCCCGGAGCCCCGTTGGGCGGATCTGTACATCCCCGATCCACCGGGGCGTGTGTCCGCGGGAACCACCCTGCTGGTGGATGACGCCGCGACCGTCGTGATTCCGGCCCAACCGGAAACCGATCCTCTGATCTGCTACTGCTTTGGTGTTCCCGAGCGGCTCCTGAAGCAGACCGCCTTACAACACGAGCTGCACGAAGTCGCGGAGCTGACCGCTCACACCCGGGCGGGAGGGGGCTGTGGTTCGTGTCATCCGGACCTGGAAGATCTCCTGCGGGAGCTCTGGCGTGAAGTGGAAGCCCGGGGCTATGTGGTCCTCTGTCATGAACTGGGCGTGACTCCCGGTGGCCTGGCGGAATCTTCAGCCGATGACACACTGGCAGCGGCGTACGACAACCTCCCGGGACTGGCGAAAGTCGCCCGCATCACGGATGTGCTGAACAAGGAAGTTCGTCCCTACCTGCAGGGGGATGGCGGCGACCTGACGCTGATCGATGTGGATGGCGACCGGGTGATCGTGCATCTTATAGGCTCCTGTTCCTCCTGCGCGGCCTCGACCCTGACCCTGCGTGGACTGGTAGAGGAACGTTTGCGACAATACGTCAGCCCCCGCCTCGAGGTCATCGCCGTATGA
- the purE_2 gene encoding N5-carboxyaminoimidazole ribonucleotide mutase yields MPLTMETPPRLGIIMGSRSDWPTMAHAAAILDRYQIPYEARVVSAHRTPGWLADYATSSQDRGLVLLIAGAGGAAHLPGMAAAFSLLPVIGVPIRSRSLDGLDSLLSIAQMPAGVPVLTTPIGEAGAETAGWLALRILALQDPALRRQLREGTHP; encoded by the coding sequence ATGCCGCTGACGATGGAGACCCCGCCACGCCTCGGCATCATCATGGGGAGCCGGTCCGACTGGCCGACCATGGCCCATGCCGCCGCCATCCTCGACCGCTACCAGATCCCGTATGAAGCCCGGGTCGTCTCTGCCCACCGGACTCCCGGCTGGCTCGCTGATTACGCCACGTCCTCCCAGGACCGGGGGCTTGTGCTCCTGATTGCCGGCGCAGGTGGCGCGGCCCATCTGCCGGGGATGGCGGCAGCCTTTTCGCTGCTCCCCGTGATCGGGGTTCCTATTCGCTCCCGCAGCCTCGATGGCCTCGACAGCCTTCTCTCTATTGCCCAGATGCCCGCCGGCGTGCCGGTCCTCACGACCCCCATCGGCGAGGCTGGGGCGGAGACCGCCGGCTGGCTGGCCCTCCGGATTCTGGCCCTGCAGGACCCCGCATTGCGACGGCAACTGCGAGAAGGCACCCATCCATGA
- the resA_4 gene encoding Thiol-disulfide oxidoreductase ResA — protein sequence MTLTHGTTAPDFALPGTDGRTHSLADYAGARALAVIFSCNHCPYVQAYEDRMMTLQRDLGPQGFQLIAINANETKNYPADSFEHMVERAVELGFNFPYLRDETQEVATAYGAERTPHIFLFDADRQLVYTGAIDDNWKEPAAVQRQYLREAIEAVLAGEPVPEPSTQAIGCSIKWNA from the coding sequence ATGACCCTGACCCACGGCACCACCGCCCCCGACTTCGCCCTCCCCGGCACCGATGGGCGCACCCACTCTCTCGCCGACTATGCCGGGGCACGCGCGCTGGCCGTGATCTTTTCCTGTAACCACTGCCCTTATGTCCAGGCCTATGAAGACCGGATGATGACGCTGCAGCGCGACCTGGGACCCCAGGGATTCCAGCTGATCGCCATCAACGCTAACGAAACGAAAAACTACCCCGCCGACAGCTTCGAGCACATGGTCGAGCGGGCTGTGGAACTGGGGTTCAACTTCCCTTATCTGCGCGATGAGACGCAGGAAGTTGCAACAGCCTACGGAGCCGAGCGGACCCCGCATATCTTCCTGTTTGATGCGGACCGCCAGCTGGTCTACACCGGCGCGATCGATGACAACTGGAAAGAACCCGCGGCGGTCCAGCGCCAGTACCTGCGGGAGGCCATCGAGGCGGTCCTGGCAGGGGAGCCGGTGCCGGAACCATCGACACAGGCCATCGGATGCTCCATCAAGTGGAACGCCTGA
- the btuF gene encoding Vitamin B12-binding protein, producing the protein MSLVPSLTESLAELGAAGSLAGVTDWCWYPTEVVAPLPKVGGTKTPHLDRIRDLQPDLILVNEEENRREDVEALAADFPCLVTFPRTVADNIDLVSLLGAITGEDATAAEWTSRMRSLEAEVRATMQQRAARSLAYLIWRKPYMTINRDTYVHSVLELLHCANPWGNATDRYPAITVDELESEDPDMVCLSSEPFPFEEKHVAEYEALLPGSRAVQQGQVFVDDGTLYCWYGTRWVRALEHFLKSPHYA; encoded by the coding sequence GTGTCGCTGGTCCCCTCGCTCACCGAGAGTCTGGCCGAACTGGGCGCGGCCGGCTCGCTGGCGGGAGTCACCGACTGGTGCTGGTATCCCACAGAGGTCGTGGCACCGCTGCCGAAAGTCGGCGGCACCAAGACCCCGCACCTGGACCGCATCCGCGACTTGCAGCCAGACCTGATCCTGGTGAATGAAGAAGAAAACCGTAGAGAAGATGTCGAGGCGCTGGCAGCAGACTTCCCCTGCCTCGTGACGTTTCCACGCACGGTGGCGGACAACATCGACCTGGTCTCCCTGCTGGGGGCTATCACCGGGGAGGACGCGACCGCTGCGGAGTGGACCAGCAGGATGCGATCGCTGGAAGCGGAAGTTCGTGCCACCATGCAGCAACGAGCCGCGCGATCCCTGGCGTATCTGATCTGGCGCAAGCCCTACATGACCATCAATCGCGACACTTACGTCCACTCGGTCCTGGAACTGCTGCATTGCGCGAATCCCTGGGGCAATGCGACAGACCGCTATCCCGCGATTACCGTGGATGAACTGGAGTCTGAGGATCCGGATATGGTCTGCCTGTCATCGGAGCCCTTCCCGTTCGAGGAGAAGCATGTTGCTGAGTACGAGGCACTGTTGCCGGGATCGCGGGCCGTGCAACAGGGGCAGGTGTTTGTGGATGACGGCACGTTGTATTGCTGGTATGGCACCCGGTGGGTCCGGGCACTGGAGCATTTTTTGAAGAGCCCACACTATGCCTGA
- the nifS gene encoding Cysteine desulfurase NifS — protein sequence MSDTVPPAGPTEICYFDHNATTPAAPEVVEAMLPWLGGLYGNPSSGHRLGTLAARAIQTAREQVASLLGAQPQEICFTSGGTESNTLAIHGALSCCEGTHLITSAIEHPAVLATLRHLKSVGYDLTELPVDRDGLLHPADLQAAIRPGETALVSLMWANNETGVVQPMAELAAICAAAGVPLHTDAVQATGKIPIDLAAIPGITFLSLAGHKLHGPKGIGALFVRSGAAMEPCVRGGHQERGLRAGTENVPGIVGLGVACELASRCLETKVASMTALRDSLEATILACIPDVTVNGGGAPRTPNTSNLTFTGLLGSTALLLLDQEGFACSAGSACSTGQAVPSHVLRAMGLSDDAARGSLRLSLSRYTTAAEVEALAAALERVVPKVRAMTGYTNPEAIRAYQASHAVNS from the coding sequence ATGAGCGACACCGTCCCGCCCGCCGGACCCACAGAGATCTGTTACTTCGACCACAACGCCACGACCCCGGCAGCGCCGGAGGTCGTGGAAGCGATGCTTCCCTGGTTGGGGGGGCTCTATGGCAACCCCTCGAGCGGGCATCGGTTGGGGACTCTGGCGGCGAGGGCGATCCAGACGGCGCGAGAGCAGGTGGCGTCGCTGCTCGGGGCACAGCCCCAGGAAATCTGCTTTACGTCAGGCGGAACCGAAAGCAACACGCTCGCGATTCATGGCGCGTTGTCCTGCTGTGAAGGGACCCACCTGATCACGTCGGCCATCGAGCATCCGGCAGTCCTGGCGACCTTGCGCCATCTGAAGAGTGTTGGCTACGACCTGACCGAGCTCCCGGTGGATCGCGATGGACTCCTGCATCCTGCTGACCTGCAGGCCGCGATTCGTCCGGGAGAAACTGCGCTGGTCTCGCTGATGTGGGCGAACAATGAGACCGGAGTGGTGCAGCCGATGGCGGAGCTGGCGGCGATCTGTGCCGCAGCCGGGGTCCCGCTCCATACCGATGCGGTCCAGGCGACTGGCAAAATACCAATCGATCTCGCGGCGATTCCCGGCATCACCTTTCTCTCCCTGGCTGGGCACAAACTGCACGGTCCTAAAGGGATCGGTGCGCTCTTTGTGCGCTCCGGGGCGGCGATGGAGCCCTGTGTCCGGGGAGGGCATCAGGAGCGGGGCTTGCGGGCCGGGACTGAAAATGTGCCGGGCATCGTGGGGCTCGGGGTCGCCTGTGAGCTGGCATCGCGGTGTCTGGAAACCAAAGTCGCCAGCATGACCGCCCTGCGCGACAGCCTGGAAGCGACCATCCTCGCCTGCATTCCCGATGTGACAGTCAATGGCGGGGGAGCTCCCCGCACCCCCAACACCAGCAATCTCACTTTCACCGGACTCCTTGGTTCCACTGCCCTCTTGCTGCTGGACCAGGAAGGCTTCGCCTGTTCTGCGGGCTCGGCCTGCTCCACCGGACAAGCGGTGCCGTCCCATGTCCTGCGAGCGATGGGGCTCAGTGATGACGCTGCCAGAGGCAGCCTGCGACTCTCATTGAGCCGCTACACCACCGCCGCCGAAGTGGAAGCCCTGGCCGCTGCGCTGGAGCGGGTCGTGCCGAAAGTCCGGGCCATGACCGGCTACACCAATCCCGAGGCGATCCGGGCCTATCAGGCCTCCCATGCGGTGAACTCCTAA
- the ispH gene encoding 4-hydroxy-3-methylbut-2-enyl diphosphate reductase, with protein MQTKRARVMGFCHGVKKAFENAVAVADERQQDPRRLILSGDIVHNADVVNFVRDKGIAVMEQPESVADSTVLIRTHGATKQAMEVLEHNRNEIIDLTCNIVIKAHDAAKDLQQRHPMVVITGKKNHPEVVGALSYLDNGHAVETPDDVAALPTHDKNGAKIRSVGVVTQTTFGIDKFHQIMGLLLTRYGRVEAIDTVCDYTEVNQKTSLDLAAEADVMLVVGGVNSSNSLELFRVVQAANSRTHFLQNVDQVDPTWFRPTDKLVGISAGASTPEWIIRLIEQRVESLEPSDVGSIAAE; from the coding sequence ATGCAAACCAAGCGTGCCAGGGTGATGGGCTTCTGCCACGGGGTCAAGAAGGCCTTTGAGAACGCGGTCGCGGTCGCCGATGAGCGACAGCAGGATCCGCGACGCCTCATTTTGTCCGGTGACATCGTGCACAACGCCGATGTGGTGAATTTTGTCCGGGACAAGGGCATCGCGGTCATGGAGCAGCCGGAGTCAGTGGCCGACTCGACGGTCCTGATCCGGACCCACGGCGCAACGAAGCAGGCGATGGAAGTCCTGGAACACAACCGGAACGAAATCATCGACCTCACCTGTAACATCGTCATCAAGGCCCACGATGCCGCGAAGGATCTGCAGCAGCGCCACCCGATGGTCGTCATCACCGGGAAAAAAAACCATCCTGAGGTGGTCGGCGCGCTCAGCTATCTCGACAACGGACACGCGGTGGAGACACCTGACGATGTCGCCGCCCTGCCGACACATGACAAAAATGGCGCGAAGATTCGGAGTGTCGGGGTCGTGACCCAGACCACGTTCGGCATCGACAAGTTCCATCAGATCATGGGCTTGCTCCTGACTCGCTATGGCCGGGTGGAAGCGATTGATACGGTCTGCGATTACACCGAGGTGAACCAGAAGACCAGTCTGGACCTGGCGGCCGAGGCCGATGTCATGCTGGTAGTGGGGGGCGTCAATTCCTCCAACAGCCTGGAGCTCTTCCGGGTGGTGCAAGCGGCCAACAGCCGGACGCACTTCCTGCAAAACGTGGATCAGGTCGACCCCACCTGGTTCCGTCCCACAGACAAGCTGGTCGGGATTTCTGCGGGGGCCTCGACCCCGGAGTGGATCATCCGCTTAATCGAACAGCGCGTGGAATCCCTGGAACCTTCCGACGTTGGCTCCATCGCCGCCGAATAG
- the mscL gene encoding Large-conductance mechanosensitive channel — MLQEFREFALKGNVVDMAVGIIIGGAFGGVVTSLVNDVLMPPLGQLTGKVDFSSLYINLSGTPYDSLAAAEAAGAAVIKYGVFFNALINFGILAFAVFLLVKQINNLRREAPPPPPDTRPCPFCKQSISLEATRCAYCTSEVALA; from the coding sequence ATGCTGCAGGAGTTTCGCGAGTTCGCCCTCAAGGGCAACGTCGTTGATATGGCAGTCGGCATCATCATCGGCGGCGCATTCGGCGGAGTCGTCACTTCTCTTGTCAACGATGTCCTGATGCCCCCCCTGGGGCAACTCACCGGCAAAGTCGATTTCTCCAGCCTCTACATCAATCTCTCGGGCACTCCCTACGACTCCCTCGCCGCTGCAGAAGCGGCAGGCGCGGCCGTCATCAAGTACGGGGTTTTCTTCAACGCCCTCATCAACTTCGGCATCCTTGCCTTTGCGGTCTTCCTGCTGGTGAAGCAGATCAACAACCTGCGTCGCGAAGCCCCTCCGCCGCCACCGGACACCAGGCCCTGCCCCTTCTGCAAGCAGTCCATTTCCCTGGAAGCGACGCGCTGCGCGTACTGCACCTCAGAAGTCGCCCTCGCCTGA
- the thlA_3 gene encoding Acetyl-CoA acetyltransferase, whose protein sequence is MSDIVIVAAMRTPIGKYGGALRDIHPRDLAIPTMQHVMEEGGVSPEEMGDDGVVIYGCGRQASYGPNIARQIAVLGGLPASVPAWTVNQACASGLRAVINGVHEIESGQARYALVGGTESMSGLPYYVMQARWGMRLGSQPLVDAMYQDGFNCPMAGMPMGATADLLAAEYGISREATDAYALLSYERALAAQSGGHLAEEILPFNITDSKGRTSTLAEDEAIRPSSLEALGRLAPVFNPEGVVTAGNASAITDGAASLLLMSAEDAAARNLTPLARIEDWAQAGVDPKRMGIGPVPAVKKLLARHDLAISDIDLWEINEAFACQVLACNQDLGIPSDRLNVNGGGISIGHPIGCTGARILLHLAYEMRRRQVRRGVATLCVSGGMGVAVLLEGAGDQ, encoded by the coding sequence ATGAGCGACATCGTCATCGTGGCCGCGATGCGGACCCCCATCGGGAAGTACGGGGGGGCGCTGCGCGACATCCATCCCCGGGACCTGGCGATCCCGACCATGCAGCATGTGATGGAAGAAGGGGGAGTGTCGCCCGAAGAGATGGGCGATGACGGGGTCGTGATCTACGGGTGCGGACGGCAGGCGTCCTATGGTCCCAACATCGCCCGGCAGATTGCCGTGCTGGGAGGATTACCCGCTAGTGTCCCCGCCTGGACTGTGAACCAGGCCTGTGCTTCCGGGCTTCGGGCAGTCATCAATGGGGTCCATGAAATCGAAAGTGGGCAGGCGCGGTATGCCCTGGTGGGGGGCACCGAGAGTATGTCGGGACTGCCGTACTACGTCATGCAGGCCCGGTGGGGGATGCGCCTGGGGAGCCAGCCCCTGGTCGATGCGATGTACCAGGATGGTTTCAACTGTCCGATGGCCGGGATGCCGATGGGAGCCACCGCAGACCTGCTGGCCGCGGAATATGGCATCTCCCGGGAAGCCACCGATGCCTACGCGCTCCTTTCCTATGAACGAGCCCTTGCCGCGCAGAGTGGGGGACATCTCGCAGAGGAAATCCTCCCCTTCAACATCACGGATTCCAAAGGCCGGACCTCGACTCTGGCCGAAGACGAAGCGATTCGCCCCAGTTCCCTGGAGGCACTGGGACGGCTGGCCCCGGTGTTCAACCCCGAGGGTGTCGTGACCGCCGGGAATGCCTCGGCGATTACCGATGGCGCGGCGTCGCTGCTGCTGATGTCCGCTGAGGATGCGGCCGCTCGCAATCTGACGCCCCTGGCACGGATCGAAGACTGGGCACAGGCTGGGGTGGACCCAAAGCGCATGGGGATCGGACCAGTACCTGCGGTAAAGAAGCTGCTGGCACGGCACGACCTCGCAATCAGCGACATCGATCTGTGGGAGATCAATGAAGCCTTCGCCTGTCAGGTCCTCGCCTGCAACCAGGACCTCGGGATTCCGTCTGACAGACTGAACGTCAACGGCGGGGGCATCAGCATCGGACATCCCATCGGTTGTACGGGTGCCCGGATCCTGTTGCACCTGGCGTATGAGATGCGTCGCCGGCAAGTTCGGCGGGGTGTCGCGACGCTCTGTGTCAGTGGCGGGATGGGGGTCGCGGTGCTTCTCGAAGGGGCGGGGGACCAGTAG